A stretch of the Capsicum annuum cultivar UCD-10X-F1 chromosome 10, UCD10Xv1.1, whole genome shotgun sequence genome encodes the following:
- the LOC107879033 gene encoding uncharacterized protein LOC107879033, with protein sequence MSSINNEEFQEEDIWGYTNNNNNNIVNEKNQINSKFMPRRLIIPTSSKMIPKSKNKKSNQEFAIVQHSAPVKIPDWSKVYGTSSKNDIGNFVTNNKCDFGIDDDEEIEENVMPPHEWLAKRLGRRQFSSFSVCEGVGRTLKGRDLSRVRNAVLTKTGFLE encoded by the coding sequence atgtcaTCAATCAACAATGAAGAATTTCAAGAAGAAGATATTTGGGGTTAtactaataacaataacaataatattgttaatgaaaaaaatcaaattaattccaAGTTTATGCCAAGAAGGTTAATTATTCCCACTTCATCCAAGATGATTCCAAAGTCAAAAAACAAGAAGTCAAATCAGGAATTCGCAATTGTCCAGCATTCTGCTCCAGTAAAAATACCTGATTGGTCAAAAGTGTATGGTACAAGTTCCAAAAATGATATTGGTAATTTTGTGACAAATAATAAATGTGATTTTggaattgatgatgatgaagaaattgaagaaaatgtaaTGCCACCACATGAATGGCTAGCTAAAAGGCTTGGTAGAAGacaattttcttcattttcagtGTGTGAAGGTGTTGGAAGGACATTAAAAGGAAGAGATTTAAGTAGGGTAAGAAATGCTGTTTTAACAAAAACTGGatttcttgaataa